The DNA segment AGAAGAAGAGTTTGTTGAGTTAAATCCAAATGCAAAAAAACAAAAGGGTAATATTGCAGTAATTGCTGCTGGAACAGGCTTGGGCGAGGCAATCTTATATTGGGATGGAGTCTCATATACTCCAATTGGAACAGAGGGTGGACATAGTGATTTTGCTCCTACAACTACAAAAGAGGATGAACTTCTTCTTTGGCTTAGAAAAAAATATCCTTCACATGTAAGTGTTGAGAGGGTAGCCTCAGGTATGGGAATTAGTAATATCTATGATTTTTTAGTAAGCAGTGGTTTTGCAAAAGAGCCTTCAAAAATTTTGAATATGAGTGAAGGAATGGACAAAGGTGCCATGATAAGCAAATGTGCCTTGGAAGATAAAGATATTTTGTGTCAAGAGACATTAAAACTCTTTATGGAAGTTTATGGTTCTGAAGCTGGTAACCTTGCACTAAAATCTTTCTCTTTGGGTGGAGTATTTATAGGTGGAGGAATAGCTCCCAAATTATTAACCATACTAAAAGAAGAGTATTTTTATAATAGATTTATTAGTAAAGGAAGATTTGAAAGTCTATTAAAAACAATCCCTCTAAAAGTCTCTTTAAATCAAGAAACAGCACTACTTGGTGCTGTAAGATTTGCCTTTGATAAACTAAGTTAAGAGAGTATTTTGAACCAACTAATTACAAATAGTGAAAACAGCAATTTTTTTAATCACTTGACAAAACTTCTTTTAGAGTGCAAATCCTTTATTTTTAATGTGGCATTTATAAACTATTCAGGGACTCAACTACTTTTAAACTCTTTAGAAGATTGCGAAAAAAGAGGAGTAAAAGGGAAAATTCTAAGCTCAACATATTTGGATTTTACTGATCCAAAGGCATTAGAAAAACTCTCTTTATTTAAAAATATAGAGATAAAAATCTTTGATTCTTCAAAATGTGGTTTTCATCCAAAAGCATATATTTTTGAGTTTGAAGATGAATATAGAGTTCTTTTAGGTTCTTCAAATATTACTGCAAGTGCATTTAAAACTAATATTGAGTGGAATATAAAAATCTTCTCTAAAAAAGAAAAGGAGTTTACAAAGAGGATTCTTTTTGAATTTCAATCTTTGTGGGAAGAGGCTATTAGACTAAATAAAGAGTTTCTAGAAGAGTATAAAAATCATAAAGAAAAAGAGATAAAAAGAGAGTTTTTTTATAGTTCTAAACCAAAAATAAATTTGATGCAAAAAAAGGCTTTAGATAGATTAACTTTTTTTAGAGAAAAGGGTGAAGATAAAGCTTTAGTTATAGCAGCAACAGGTACAGGAAAAACTTATCTTGCAGCTTTTGATGTAGCAACATTTAAACCTAAAAAAATGCTTTTTATTGTTCATAGAGAAAATATTCTAAAGAAGGCAAAAAGTACCTTTGAAACTATTTTAGAAGAGGCTAGTTGTGGATTATTAAGTGGTAACCATAAGCAGATAAATAGTAACTACTTATTTGCAACAATACAATCTTTAAGTAGTTGTTATGAAAGTTTTAAAAAAGATGAGTTTGATTATATTATTTATGATGAAGCCCACCATATAAGCTCTCCTTCTTATACAAAAGTAAGAGAGTACTTTAAACCAAAATTTCAATTAGGACTTACTGCTACTCCAAATAGAATGGATAACTCTTCCATATATGAACTTTTTGATGATAATATTGCAGCAAATATTGGACTGAATGAAGCACTTAAAGAGGATTTAGTAAGCTCTTTTCACTACTACGGAATTGCAGATATTAAAGCAATAGATTACCAAAGTATAGATATTGAAGATATCTCAAAACTTGCAAAACTATTGATGGTAAATAGAAGAGTAGAGTTTATTATTGAGAAGATGAACTTTTATGGAAACTCTGGAAAAAAGAGAAAAGTTTTGGGTTTTTGTGTCTCTAAAGAGCATGCTTTATATATGGCAGAAGAGTTCTCTAAAAGAGGAATAGAAGCTTTAAGTTTAACAAGCGAAGATAGTATAACAAAAAGGGAAGAGGTTTTAAAAAGAGTAGAAGATGATAAGGATTCTTTAGAAGTAGTATTTAGTGTTGATATCTTTAATGAAGGGGTTGATATCCCTTCAATTAATACAATTTTGATGCTAAGACCCACAAACTCTTCTATAGTATTTATCCAACAATTAGGAAGAGGACTTAGAAAATATAAAGATAAAGAGTTTTTAACTGTAATTGATTTTATAGGTAACCACAAAAAAAGTTTTTTAATTGCATTGGCGCTTTGTGGAAATAGAGTTTTAGATAAAGAGAGTGTAAAGTTCTCTCTTTTGAATAATTTTGCAAATTTTCAAAATACACATATTGTAATTGATGAGATAACTAAAACAAGGGTTTTAGAGCAATTAGATAATGAGAACCTAAGTAGTTTTAAATATCTAAAAGATAACTATATGAAGTTTAAATTGCAGCTAAATAATAAAATACCAATGCTTGAAGACTATTTTGAGTACAAAGAGTTAATTTCTGCTCTTCCTTTTATTGGTGAATCAAAATCTTATGTGGAGTTTGTAAATAGAGTTGAAGAGGATAAAAGTATAAAAACCATCTGCAAAGATGAGGCTTTCTTGAAATTTAGTAGATTTTTAGACTCCATGTTGCCTTTACGAAGAGTATATGAGTTTGCAATATTAAAAAGAGTAATACAAAAGGGAAGTTGCAGTTTTGTTGAAGCAAGAAGTGTAGTTAATAAATATCTAGATAATGTTGAAGAGCAAACCATAAAACACTCTTTTTCTTATTTAAATCAAAACTTTTTTGATATTTCTCAAAAAGAGAGATTTTTAAAGGTGGTTACTTTATCTAAAGATAAACTAGAGTTAACAGATGAAGCCAAAGCTATTTTAAAAGATCAGATAAAAAGTGAGTTTCTTTTAAATAGTATAAATTATGGTTTGTTAGTTTATGAAGAGGAGTTTGGTTCAAAAGATTTTAAACTTCCATTTTTAAAACCATATGAAAAATACAATATGCTTGAAATTGCTCTTTTATCAAATTTTGACAAAATTCATAGCTCCTTTAGGGGAAGTGGTTTTTTAAAATACAAAGATGACTTTTTTCTTTTTATAACTTTGGAAAAAGATAAATACTCAAAAGCCTCAGCTTATGTAAATACTTTCTCTTCAAAAGATACTTTTACTTTTGTTAGCAAACCTCTTATGTCTCAAGATAAAGGAGATGGTTATAGATTAATAGATAATAAAAAGCAAGGTGTAAATCTTCATATATTTGTTAGAAAATTTTCCCATGTTGATAAAAAAGTTCAAAAGTTTAGTTATTTAGGTTTAGCTGATTGTATTGAGTATAATGGAAATAAACCCATAAATACAATATTAAAGTTAAGAAAAGAGCTAAATGATGAACTCTTTGAAGAGTTTACAAAGGTTATTTAATCTCTTTTTTTAGAGGGATTATTATTTTAAAAAGTGCTCCATCTTTTATATTTGAAACAACAATTTTACCATGAAGATGTTTTTCAATTATTATCTTACTCATATATAGACCAAGACCTGTTCCTTGTGACTGATGTTTGGTTGTGAAGTATGGGTCAAATATCTTAGAGATAAGACTCTCTTCAATTCCTCCTGCATTATCTTCTATATAGATGTAACACTCTTTTTCATTTGAGTATTGAGAGATTTTTATCCAGCCTTCTTTTATTTGGTTTATTATTATGGCATCTTTAGCATTGTTTATAATATTTATAATAACTTGAGACAACTCTTCTGATATCATATGAATCAAAACTGGATTGTTATAATCGATCTCTTTTATAAGTTTTATATGATTGTTTTCTAAAGAGGATTGAACAATTTTTAAGCTCTCTTCAATTTTTTCTTGGATAAGAACCTCTTTTTCAACTCTTTTCTCTTTTATAAAATCCCTAAAAGTATCAATAGTTTTTGAGAGATATTTTGTATTTTCTACAATAATATCCATATTTTTAGAGATATCATCTTGATTTAAAATGCCATATTCATAGTTTAGTTTAATACCACTTGCAACAGTACTAATAGCACTTAGAGGTTGTCTCCATTGGTGGGCAATATTCCCAATCATTTCACCCATTTGTGCCATTTTTGCTTGTTCTAAAAGTTGTTGGTCTTTTTTTAGCATCTCCTCATTTAAACTCTTATCTTTTAATATTTTTATTCTTTGTTGAAGAAATAGAAGAGTCAAAGAGAAATACAAAATAATAAGTAAAGTTAAGATTGTATAGTGATTACTATTTATAAGATTTATTGTATTTCCTTTACTAATTAAAGAGATAAACCCTAAATACTCTTTTGTTAAAAGATGATGGATTGGAATTATTGTCACAATTGAATCTTTTTCATCTATAAAAATAGATGAAGCCTCTTTTTTTTCTCCTCTTTCATAGAGTACTTTAGAGATATCTTCTGAAGGTTTTATTTGGTTTATATTCTTTTGTGAATACTCTTTTAAATCTTCTAAAACCTCTTTTCTATGCAAGAAATTATCAAAATGAGCTCTTTGATAAGTGTTTGTATAGTTTAAAAACTCTTTGTCAAAATCTTTATTATAGATTATAAAATTACTAAAAACTTCATATTGATTCATTAAAGATGAGGTAATAGCTCTTTCGCTAAAAGTTAATGAGATAATTCCTAAAAATGTATCATTTTTAATAATTGGATAGGCAAACCTGTATCCAGAACCATATCTTCCTATTTCATAACTATATGTTGGAATTTTATTTTTTAAAACAAAGTTTATAGTCTCTCTTTTAGAACTAAGTTCCATTCCATAATCTAAAGGATCAAGCATTTTTAAAAAGATAGTATT comes from the Halarcobacter ebronensis genome and includes:
- the glk gene encoding glucokinase, encoding MILAGDIGGTKTNLALYKIKENQPILVIKEQFSSKNYDSLMQIIKEFHIKNGTPLIEAVCIGIAGPIIEQRCKTTNLPWHISASEIMDFFNTKKVRLLNDLEATAYGMLYLKEEEFVELNPNAKKQKGNIAVIAAGTGLGEAILYWDGVSYTPIGTEGGHSDFAPTTTKEDELLLWLRKKYPSHVSVERVASGMGISNIYDFLVSSGFAKEPSKILNMSEGMDKGAMISKCALEDKDILCQETLKLFMEVYGSEAGNLALKSFSLGGVFIGGGIAPKLLTILKEEYFYNRFISKGRFESLLKTIPLKVSLNQETALLGAVRFAFDKLS
- a CDS encoding DEAD/DEAH box helicase encodes the protein MNQLITNSENSNFFNHLTKLLLECKSFIFNVAFINYSGTQLLLNSLEDCEKRGVKGKILSSTYLDFTDPKALEKLSLFKNIEIKIFDSSKCGFHPKAYIFEFEDEYRVLLGSSNITASAFKTNIEWNIKIFSKKEKEFTKRILFEFQSLWEEAIRLNKEFLEEYKNHKEKEIKREFFYSSKPKINLMQKKALDRLTFFREKGEDKALVIAATGTGKTYLAAFDVATFKPKKMLFIVHRENILKKAKSTFETILEEASCGLLSGNHKQINSNYLFATIQSLSSCYESFKKDEFDYIIYDEAHHISSPSYTKVREYFKPKFQLGLTATPNRMDNSSIYELFDDNIAANIGLNEALKEDLVSSFHYYGIADIKAIDYQSIDIEDISKLAKLLMVNRRVEFIIEKMNFYGNSGKKRKVLGFCVSKEHALYMAEEFSKRGIEALSLTSEDSITKREEVLKRVEDDKDSLEVVFSVDIFNEGVDIPSINTILMLRPTNSSIVFIQQLGRGLRKYKDKEFLTVIDFIGNHKKSFLIALALCGNRVLDKESVKFSLLNNFANFQNTHIVIDEITKTRVLEQLDNENLSSFKYLKDNYMKFKLQLNNKIPMLEDYFEYKELISALPFIGESKSYVEFVNRVEEDKSIKTICKDEAFLKFSRFLDSMLPLRRVYEFAILKRVIQKGSCSFVEARSVVNKYLDNVEEQTIKHSFSYLNQNFFDISQKERFLKVVTLSKDKLELTDEAKAILKDQIKSEFLLNSINYGLLVYEEEFGSKDFKLPFLKPYEKYNMLEIALLSNFDKIHSSFRGSGFLKYKDDFFLFITLEKDKYSKASAYVNTFSSKDTFTFVSKPLMSQDKGDGYRLIDNKKQGVNLHIFVRKFSHVDKKVQKFSYLGLADCIEYNGNKPINTILKLRKELNDELFEEFTKVI
- a CDS encoding sensor histidine kinase, whose product is MRLKYFIFFIVLSFITYLALNFIVKDSKDKFLEQTTLNYEKAYNSVLSQYKDLSEVIFTGLLRFTRVDEKLLDIQSKNIEERNSIRKELYLQTISRFNSLEKKHIISINYILPDNTIFLKMLDPLDYGMELSSKRETINFVLKNKIPTYSYEIGRYGSGYRFAYPIIKNDTFLGIISLTFSERAITSSLMNQYEVFSNFIIYNKDFDKEFLNYTNTYQRAHFDNFLHRKEVLEDLKEYSQKNINQIKPSEDISKVLYERGEKKEASSIFIDEKDSIVTIIPIHHLLTKEYLGFISLISKGNTINLINSNHYTILTLLIILYFSLTLLFLQQRIKILKDKSLNEEMLKKDQQLLEQAKMAQMGEMIGNIAHQWRQPLSAISTVASGIKLNYEYGILNQDDISKNMDIIVENTKYLSKTIDTFRDFIKEKRVEKEVLIQEKIEESLKIVQSSLENNHIKLIKEIDYNNPVLIHMISEELSQVIINIINNAKDAIIINQIKEGWIKISQYSNEKECYIYIEDNAGGIEESLISKIFDPYFTTKHQSQGTGLGLYMSKIIIEKHLHGKIVVSNIKDGALFKIIIPLKKEIK